Below is a genomic region from Eupeodes corollae chromosome 1, idEupCoro1.1, whole genome shotgun sequence.
aaaataaaaggaacaatgaaaattttcaccaatttgTTGGTATGTAGGTTTTggattttaaacctttttacctttttgaataataaataaataaaataaaacaaaacctattCCACATGAGTAACATTTAATACGCTGctgtaaaaaaagaaatggtttatggttttataattatatttagcatatttttttgtattttgttataagAAGCTTAGTAACTGCACAATGCACATCATGAATTATTCAGGGGAAAAGCTTCTGGGTTAGgttcgtttatttttgaaaattttaaataaattagatttagaatgaaacataaatattaataaagatttgtttaaattagaTACGTGTACCTTTTTTGCATATTACATTGTTTTGAGTCCTTCATTTATATAATAAAGTAACAAATGATAAAAGTGGTTTGGCTTTATGATATCTATGATGTGTAGATAATTATGAAATGTACATTTCGCAATCCTTCAATttggataaaattagtttttaaaacgaaaaattactAATTAGGGGGTTGCCCTTTatagtaaataattttgaagatgaaattctTCAGTAAAATTAATCAAGAAGTCTGTTGAGAAATTCACTTTATGGAAAGTTCGCTTAAATTTTTGGGCCAACATTATGAACATGGTTTTCTGTTGTGTGTTGTTGACGTGAAACTTAGAGATAATTCTTCGATGGCACTTAACAGACTTGCGAGCCTAGAAAAATCCTTGAAGAAAAAAACCCAtcttcttgaatttaaaaataattatgttcaAGGCTTGTTAGCTTAAGGGCATGCTAGAGTCGCACCAGATGATGAATTGACAAAGTTGTGCCATCATTGTCGAGAATACAAATAAGAAACAGTGAATCCAAAATGAGTTTCGGATGTAGATACTTAAGTTAATGAAGTTTTAATCAATACATTTCTTTCGAAACGCCCAGACAACCTTTTGCCATTATATGCTGGCTTGTTTAAATTTTACGATCGAATTAAACTGTAAAAGATGATGCAAAGGAGATGTTCCACCGAATTCGAATCATGGAAGATAATAAGCCATGATAAAGATTTGTATGGGGATATGATGACAGTTCACGCTAGCCTACGGTTTGCATAGATTATGCAAGTATTGATGTTTGGTCCCAGAAGTTCTCCAACGAGTGCACAATTCGTAAGAATTGtccaatggggattaaaaaaccgcgtggaatttaatgcttcaaaaacgcaatgctgtcttgtatcgtaaAAGCGAAATATACCTCCATTAcaattatccatggatggcacttgcatcaatgagactaaaCATCAcgatgatcacatacgcgatgtcgccaaaaatgccgcaaagtatttgggtttccttaggcgatgcaagaaatatttcaccccttctgatctggctgttatctactaGACttagtgctcctgcaacttacttaagcctctttgatagtattgaacgtagagcatttaaattgtacTGTCAAACACAGAGATTAGTTCTTTAGccatactacgcgaatgtgaaatgccgtaccacactctgtctttcctagtcattgcaatattcaggaatgcaaaaccaatgtgcaccgacatctccttttaaaccctctctcctcttcctagttttcacactgtgcctctgcttaataagggtagtaatatccccttaagtgtgtgtttattataaaaaaaatgtcgttATCATGTTTCAATAGTTTTTCAAGGGAGATTGTTATgggacccacgctgataacttttCACCAAATTTTTATAGCTTTAAGAATATCTTTCTTAAAGCTATATTCTCAAGATACTTTAATCGAAAACTATTCCATATCaagttcattttgtttttgtaggtaaTATGATTCGTTATATGTATAATGATTGTGCAATAAATCGAAtactatttaatttcaattcataTACCCCAAACAAGTACTGGTGAAACTTTTTTATTCCGAATATGATCGACAAAGCTTCTTTTTCGATCTGACTGTAGCGTTTCTGGGATTCTGTTAATGTCTTCGAAGCAAAAGCTATCGGTTTCTCAGATCCGTCCGGATATATGTGAGATATTACCGCGCCAATACCATGCGACGATGCGTCTGTCGCTAAAGAGACTGGCAgatcattttgaaaatgaactaACCTCGATACACTCATGAGTTTCTCtttaaatatttggaaaactTTTCGCTGCTCGTCTCCCCATATAAATTTTACATTCTTCGATTGAAGTTTATTTAACGGGGCAGCAATTTGTGCAAAATTTTCTATAAACTGATTATAGTAGTTTATTTTTCCTACAAATGCTTCTAGTTCCTTCAAGTTGCTGGGCTCGGGCAAGTCTTTGATGGCAAGTAGTCGTGACTCAGACGGACGAATGCCAGTTGCGTCTATTATATGACCCAGGTACTCGATTTTGCTTTTGGcaaattcacatttttctaGACGGCATCGTAGACCATGACTCTCAAGACGTTCAAGAAAAGTCTTTAGATTATCCAAATGCTCTCCTTTGCTTCTCCCAGAAATAATGACATCATCGACATAAGCTGCGCCAAACAGCCCGGTTGTCAATTGTTCGatgtagttttgaaaaattcccgTAGAGCTAGCTGTACCGAAAGGTACACGTAGATATTGAAACAGACCAAACTCAGTGGAAATGACACAGATTTTCTGAGACTCCTCATCTAACGGGATCTGTAAATAAGCATCAGAGAGATCTATTTTCGTAAAATAACAACCACCTTCAAGACTGTGAAAAATGTCCAAGACCCGTGGCAATGGATGACGATTTACTATTAGTTGCGGATTTATTGTTTGCTTGAAATCGCCACAAATACGAATCGAACCATTCGCTTTTTGAACAGGGACGATGGGGGCAGCCCATTGACTTGTCTCAATTCGCCGGAGAATACCCAGCTTAAGAAGTCTATCTATTTCGGctttcactttttctttttgggCAAAAGGGACGGGtcgatatttacaaaattttggttGTGCATCAGCCTTTAATACCAAATGACCAACGTAACTATTGCTACATCCCAGCTCTGAATTGAACACTGATTTATTACGTTCACAAAGTGTTTTTGCTTCTAAAGCTAGTTGTTGCTGCTCTTTGTCAGAATTGTCACTTGAAACATGTAGAGCTTTTTCTTCACTTTGTTGCTTTATGCTAAGATCAAACGCATCAAACAAGTCCATTCCCATAATGTTGGAACCATATTCGCTATCGACTACTAATAAAGGCAATCTACGTACAATACCCCTCCAAATAATCTCTGCCGAAATCATGCCTTTAATGGGAATTTTAATATTACCATATGCTCTCAGTACTCGGTCGGTCGTTGCACAAATTGGTTCTCCTAAATTCCGATAACCTTGCAAACCTATTAATGAGCAGGTAGCCCCCGTGTCTAATTGAAAATCAAGCGGGACTTTGTTTACTTCTAGTGACACAATTAATCTCTTTTTTGATTCTTCGCATTGACCAATTGATTCTTTTAGAGTGCATATGTCTTCATGCTGCACTTCGTGTATTAAATGTGCCGTTTCTCTAAAATCTTTATTCAAAGTATTTTGATTATTATGTGAACGCGATTGGTAATGACGATGCTTGGAGCTTGAGCGATTGCTTTGTCGGTTTTGAGAATAATCCCGTTTCCTACGACGTCGATCacgtgtattttgttttttgttcgagAGACATACGCTCTGGATATGCCCACGTCGATGGCATTTGTCACATACAAAATCTAAATATTTGCAATTTTGGCGGTCATGTTGCACGTTGCAATCAGGACATGactttctatttaaataattggCGTTTTGTGACTTACTCGAGTAAATAGCGTTGACTTCAACTGCGGCGGTGGTAGACATTGGTTTTCTTTCTCCTTCCTTCAAGATTGATGTGGCTTTCTGCGATAACTCAAAAGCTGTGATGATACTCTCCATCTTTTGTAAGGAAGGATCGCTGTCCTGCGTGGCTTGCAAACGTATTTGATCATGCGGTGTATAAAAGACTATCATGTCACGGATCATATATTCAGCATAAGAGTGATTACACCCTTCTTTACGGCACGTGAATGCACAGTCCTTGGCAAGGCCCTTGAGATCCGCGATCCAGTCACTGTAGCTTTGTCCTTGAGACATTTGATGACGAAGAAATTTACATCTCGAAGCCAGGATATGCAAATCGGATTTGAAATGTTTTGTGAGCTGTGAGGTTAGCTTGCTAAAAGTGTGTGTACTTACGTCTGTTGTCTCAAAAAGTTTCTTCAATAGGTCTAGAAGATGATCGCCGCATGATGACAAGAAAAATGACTTCTTCACATTCTCCTCTGTGATAGAGTTTGCCGCAAAGTGTTGCTGAAGTTGAAAGAGATAATTTTCCCAGTTCGCTTTGGCCGGATCGAAAGCTTCAAACTTGGGAACTGTAGTGGTGGTCGAGGCACCCGGAACTCTGCTCATGATCTCTTCCATCATGTCCATATTCTTCTTCATGAGATTCTCAAACCATGCTTGCTGTTGCCTGATGAGCTGCTCTTCATCCCATCCTCGTCGCCAATTAATATGATTCGTTATATGTATAATGATTGTGCAATAAATCGAAtactatttaatttcaattcatatactttattaattcaataagacaattcaaataaatttagatagTTAATTAGGTTgagtaaaaaagaaagaactggACACGTTGTCGGCTGGTAAAGAAGTGAGAAAAGTTGAGTCCGGAAATAATCGTCTTAAAAACGTCGCTGTCAAGTTCATGACACGTTTGCAGAAAACTGTCAAACTTAACAGCCGCTGTAAACTTAATGGCTGGATGACTATTAAGCTCAACAGTAGGTTTcacagtaaaaaaaagttatcaagtTCCATGTTGTGAAATAGCACAAGACGTGTGTTAAGtgtttaattaagttttattgcAAACAAATGTTCCGATGATCAATTCCTTACTTGCGTCAAATATTTTGTGtcctttgtatcttttttttactaCAACTTCAACCTgcaaacacttttttattcGAGCTCAAAATATATCGTCCTGTCTGACACAGCCACCAACTCCAACATCACACAGAAATACAAACCAGGGACCAGCGGTAGATTAAAAAATACTAAGGTACTTCCATTAACTAACAGCTCCAAAATTCGAAAACTCTATTGTCTTAGTGAAATAGGTAGGCAATACGAATTTCAACACGTTAACTGAAATGTTTATTTAGTCTGTGCGtggatacacatttttaaaattgactctTAAGTTTTTTGGGatcatttgtaataaaaaagtttgtgaCTATTTGTGCGTTGCTTAAATTCGTTTAAGGtattaaaaattgacttaaaatcaaaaaacaaatcat
It encodes:
- the LOC129939485 gene encoding uncharacterized protein LOC129939485, giving the protein MDMMEEIMSRVPGASTTTTVPKFEAFDPAKANWENYLFQLQQHFAANSITEENVKKSFFLSSCGDHLLDLLKKLFETTDVSTHTFSKLTSQLTKHFKSDLHILASRCKFLRHQMSQGQSYSDWIADLKGLAKDCAFTCRKEGCNHSYAEYMIRDMIVFYTPHDQIRLQATQDSDPSLQKMESIITAFELSQKATSILKEGERKPMSTTAAVEVNAIYSSKSQNANYLNRKSCPDCNVQHDRQNCKYLDFVCDKCHRRGHIQSVCLSNKKQNTRDRRRRKRDYSQNRQSNRSSSKHRHYQSRSHNNQNTLNKDFRETAHLIHEVQHEDICTLKESIGQCEESKKRLIVSLEVNKVPLDFQLDTGATCSLIGLQGYRNLGEPICATTDRVLRAYGNIKIPIKGMISAEIIWRGIVRRLPLLVVDSEYGSNIMGMDLFDAFDLSIKQQSEEKALHVSSDNSDKEQQQLALEAKTLCERNKSVFNSELGCSNSYVGHLVLKADAQPKFCKYRPVPFAQKEKVKAEIDRLLKLGILRRIETSQWAAPIVPVQKANGSIRICGDFKQTINPQLIVNRHPLPRVLDIFHSLEGGCYFTKIDLSDAYLQIPLDEESQKICVISTEFGLFQYLRVPFGTASSTGIFQNYIEQLTTGLFGAAYVDDVIISGRSKGEHLDNLKTFLERLESHGLRCRLEKCEFAKSKIEYLGHIIDATGIRPSESRLLAIKDLPEPSNLKELEAFVGKINYYNQFIENFAQIAAPLNKLQSKNVKFIWGDEQRKVFQIFKEKLMSVSRLVHFQNDLPVSLATDASSHGIGAVISHIYPDGSEKPIAFASKTLTESQKRYSQIEKEALSIIFGIKKFHQYLFGDDVEDDEPPPTNKQQPFDQQTDAHKKFQDTRTETSRTFSFLPDDDAAVPFIGCLLQQQEQLLSIRGRALEKFFMKTRPVVLTSHPKPIWEVDSNTADDKCHMDLA